One Siniperca chuatsi isolate FFG_IHB_CAS linkage group LG3, ASM2008510v1, whole genome shotgun sequence genomic region harbors:
- the LOC122873304 gene encoding uncharacterized protein LOC122873304 gives MPAHIMLSYQWDDQALVKKIYNHLKDDGLPVWMDIEGRVKGNINDAMAAGVEEAVVICPFMTPAYQASRSCKKELNYADTREVIIVPVMLANNWEASEWLGLITAGLLWVDFRNAEKDDEYFEMCLRSLKEEIMFNAGHLLAVEEPPSEVVDHPEPSNPRMKKKPGRGFRHALSKLYILESGEQLTHPTGDTTSTVELDETPGDNCYWEEIKGNGCKYYRNVVSNRYLGFDPNRNQVHSEASPSVSGEWLMLVDQTDQSYQRAIIIKNKHSGKFLAVQNGHLIGLTSYNEDCKWFLE, from the exons atgcCAGCTCATATTATGCTCTCCTACCAGTGGGATGACCAGGCTCTTGTGAAAAAGATATACAACCACCTCAAAGATGATGGTCTGCCAGTGTGGATGGATATCGAAGGAAGGGTGAAGGGGAACATAAACGATGC gatgGCTGCAGGTGTGGAGGAGGCTGTGGTGATTTGTCCATTCATGACTCCAGCTTACCAGGCGTCCCGCAGCTGTAAGAAAGAGCTCAACTATGCAGACACCAGGGAGGTCATCATCGTTCCGGTCATGCTGGCCAACAACTGGGAGGCCAGTGAGTGGCTGGGACTGATCACTGCGGGCCTGCTGTGGGTGGACTTCAG AAATGCAGAAAAGGATGACGAGTACTTTGAGATGTGTCTCAGGTCTCTGAAGGAGGAGATCATGTTTAATGCCGGTCACCTCCTGGCAGTTGAAGAACCTCCTAGTGAGGTGGTGGATCACCCAGAACCATCAAATCCCCGCATGAAGAAGAAACCAGGCCGAGGGTTTCGCCATGCTCTCTCAAAACTCTACATCCTTGAGTCAG GTGAGCAGCTAACCCACCCAACTGGTGACACCACAAGCACAGTGGAGCTCGATGAGACACCTGGAGATAATTGTTACTGGGAGGAGATTAAGGGTAACGGCTGTAAATACTACAGGAACGTTGTCTCCAACAGATACCTCG GGTTTGACCCCAACAGGAACCAGGTCCACTCTGAGGCCAGTCCGTCGGTGTCTGGAGAGTGGCTGATGTTGGTGGATCAGACAGACCAGAGCTATCAGAGAGCCATCATCATCAAGAACAAACACTCGGGGAAGTTCCTGGCAGTCCAAAATGGCCACTTAATTGGACTAACATCATACAATGAAGACTGCAAATGGTTTTTAGAATAA
- the plrg1 gene encoding pleiotropic regulator 1, producing the protein MTEDVQKHSVHTLVFRSLKRTHDMFVSDHAKSIALDDESFKLKMSVKVKAEYGAVLHMPVLKEGKDRVSLLPGSMQGHQSYPQPGDDPEYLITGTHAYPSGPGVVLTADTKMHRNPSEGGVHSMALALPPSQARQDASRTAASVGDIHRHAGGAERSHPQSTAVSLMEGGGTRTSSLMRKAPTMPKPQWHPPWKLFRVISGHLGWVRSIAVEPGNQWFVTGSADRTIKIWDLASGKLKLSLTGHISTVRGVAVSTRSPYLFSCGEDKQVKCWDLEYNKVIRHYHGHLSAVYDLDLHPTIDVLVTCSRDATARVWDIRTKANVHTLTGHTNTVATVRCQAAEPQIITGSHDSTIRLWDLIAGKTRATLTNHKKSVRSVVLHPRQYTFASGSADNIKQWMFPDGNFIQNLSGHNAIINTLAVNSDGVLVSGADNGTIHMWDWRTGYNFQRIHAAVQPGSLDSESGIFACMFDHSESRLITAEADKTIKVYREDDTATEESHPINWKPEILKRKRF; encoded by the exons ATGACTGAG GATGTCCAGAAGCACTCAGTCCACACTCTGGTCTTCAGATCTCTCAAAAGGACGCATGATATGTTTGTGTCCGACCATGCGAAGTCCATAGCACTGGATGACGAAAG CTTCAAGTTAAAAATGAGTGTGAAAGTTAAAGCGGAGTATGGTGCAGTTTTACACATGCCTGTCCTGAAGGAAGGGAAAGACAGAGTCTCACTCCTTCCTGGCAGCATGCAAGGCCACCAGAGCTACCCACAGCCAG GGGATGACCCAGAATACCTGATCACCGGGACACATGCTTATCCCTCTGGACCTG GCGTAGTCTTGACTGCTGACACAAAGATGCACAGGAATCCAAGTGAGGGAGGAGTCCACTCCATGGCGCTGGCTTTGCCCCCCTCCCAAGCCAG GCAGGACGCGAGCCGCACCGCAGCCAGTGTTGGTGACATCCATCGACAcgcaggaggagcagagagatcTCACCCTCAGTCGACTGCTGTG tcGCTCATGGAGGGAGGCGGCACCAGGACTTCTTCACTCATGAGGAAAGCACCAACCATGCCTAAACCCCAGTGGCATCCACCATGGAAGCTGTTTCGG GTCATCAGTGGTCACCTTGGCTGGGTGAGGTCCATCGCTGTGGAGCCTGGGAATCAGTGGTTTGTCACAGGATCTGCTGATAGAACTATTAAG ATCTGGGACCTGGCCAGTGGGAAACTGAAACTCTCCTTGACTGGACACATCAGTACAGTGCGTGGTGTGGCGGTCAGCACTCGCAGCCCCTACCTGTTCTCCTGTGGCGAAGACAAGCAAGTCAAGTGTTGGGATCTGGAGTACAACAAG GTCATCAGGCACTACCACGGACACCTTAGTGCTGTGTATGATTTAGACCTACATCCAACTATTGACGTGCTGGTGACGTGCAGCAGAGATGCCACAGCAAGG GTGTGGGACATCAGGACAAAAGCTAACGTGCACACGCTAACCGGCCACACCAACACTGTTGCCACAGTGAGATGTCAGGCTGCAGAACCACAAATCATCACTG GCAGCCACGATTCAACCATCAGGCTGTGGGATTTGATTGCTGGAAAAACCAGAGCAACTCTGACAAACCACAAGAAATCTGTCCGAAGTGTTGTGCTGCACCCCAGACA ATACACGTTTGCCTCTGGTTCTGCTGATAACATCAAGCAGTGGATGTTCCCAGATGGCAACTTCATCCAGAACTTGTCAGGCCACAACGCCATTATCAACACTCTTGCTGTTAACTCTGATGGCGTGTTGGTGTCTGGAG CCGACAATGGAACCATCCACATGTGGGACTGGAGGACAGGCTACAACTTCCAGCGGATTCATGCAGCTGTGCAGCCTGGATCTCTGGACAGCGAGTCGGGCATCTTTGCTTGCATGTTCGACCACTCGGAAAGCAGACTGATCACCGCAGAGGCCGACAAGACCATTAAAGTATACAGAGAGGACGACACTGCC ACGGAAGAAAGCCATCCAATCAACTGGAAACCAGAAATCCTCAAGAGAAAAAGattctaa